A single region of the Thunnus maccoyii chromosome 10, fThuMac1.1, whole genome shotgun sequence genome encodes:
- the LOC121905908 gene encoding DENN domain-containing protein 3-like isoform X1 — protein MADHLPPALLEACVVVGASSEKLKEVYQSTPNGTLEHLLLEPEVLHVLAPPFISRPQAENEVVRSHGKRRRSFLRKKREQPPPAAATPNQGGGASEGRGGSEDVSVPKDIDLMALPQLCFPGGLQVANEQRDEEFHFLVFTDVFGNKTHGVVMQCYRPLWEGTSFFSAYSFCVISKYPYFTALKDCLSCLLIQLRTCRLSDMEERVKEFAAKLALVPIPPPGQLHLMFTLRPLTIVLPSREDKDHPTVDLDLHLPFLCFRPQPLLQVLSCLLQEQRVVLFSADWARLTLVAESLLLFLKPLSWQHPYVPVLARGMLDFLMAPTAFLMGCHLSHYEEVAAETDDLILINIDNGSVSTSCSETVDLPEIPPPAADCFTQRCQSLHIHFELDQCHLASCTDINEQRAQKRAWQQNLNHDIQRITLELIVNIFRGVNSHLNYEHRVFNSEEFLKTREPAEQLFYKKVLETHIFHFFLKDRLNRKMDNFTRMELSTRSVMHKMKAMVEVPRRPTMQEIQARRNSSVIENKLNKRLGMSLPNLGDDQTISFQRNTLLTRIIMSDPALRMPPKPVKVFKLPDFPASLSLHSVQSYYSELIQQLSRAIFSVQNENSTQLARFYYLRGFINTLCSRRLDALSDFQNLQKTDTAIFPTQLVTWLVDSLHRDERRQADRRPELKRLILKVKTENEKPLVQPDDHVKKFTLPQKCLHQQEFVRCVQECGIVKDIATIHRLFDALTDGQQKEVDPELFRVFYTFWKETEVEAQDVNLPSEVIDHLDNSECVYKLSSCVKTSHGVGKIAMTQKRLFLLTEGRPGFLEITKFRDIQEVKIASAPFLLVRIPSLRIQTSGRTEMFEANLKTETELWNLVVKEMWAGRKMADQHKDPQYMTQALTNVLLMDAVMGCLQTQRSISAASKLAYFDKIKHEVPMMVPKTTSETLKHKINPSLDLAEPQTVHVLLYTPGQLTCDDSDGEMNPKLWVALSGGRVVVFDAASWSMLQDSIQVGESQLNCMLGLVQEQVWIGSQDSVIYIIDTHSMTCNKQLTEHRHEVTGLTVDTRDQYNSQQTYSCSCDGTILQWDSSSLKVKRQFHLNCDHLSSIQIHDGKLWCCCRDSIVELKKSGTPHRRMALPDDLRSMLSSFSSFIVIPERGQLWTGCADSGELCLWQTNNHRRPLKRISLTGSSGVTCMIRVKDQIWVGCCGGSGVGGQCDGQLRSQVLVVDPESHTVAKELQAHSDSVQTLCSAEDRYVLSGSAQRDGKIAIWKVE, from the exons ATGGCAGACCATTTGCCTCCTGCTCTGCTGGAAGCCTGCGTGGTGGTAGGAGCATCAAGTGAGAAACTCAAGGAGGTCTACCAG TCCACTCCTAATGGAACCCTGGAGCACCTCCTGTTGGAGCCGGAGGTACTGCATGTCCTGGCGCCTCCCTTCATTAGCAGACCGCAAGCTGAGAACGAAGTGGTGAGGTCACATGGGAAGAGGCGACGCTCTTTCctcaggaagaagagggagcaACCTCCTCCGGCTGCAGCAACCCCGAACCAAG GTGGAGGTGCAtcagaaggaagaggagggagtgAAGATGTCAGTGTTCCTAAAGATATCGACCTCATGGCTTTGCCTCAACTCTGCTTCCCTG GTGGGCTCCAAGTAGCCAAtgaacagagagatgaagagttTCACTTCCTGgtttttactgatgtttttggAAACAAGACCCATGGAGTAGTAATGCAGTGTTACCGGCCGTTATGG GAAGGGACGTCTTTCTTCTCTGCGTACAGTTTCTGCGTCATATCTAAGTATCCTTACTTCACAGCACTGAAAGACTGCCTGTCATG TCTGTTAATCCAGCTGAGAACGTGTCGTTTATCAGACATGGAGGAGAGAGTGAAGGAGTTTGCAGCCAAGTTGGCACTGGTGCCGATCCCCCCTCCTGGACAACTAcatttg ATGTTTACCTTGCGTCCTCTGACCATTGTATTACCATCCAGAGAAGACAAAGACCACCCAACTGTAGATTTAGACCTTCATCTGCCTTTCCTCTGCTTCAGGCCTCAGCCACTACTTCAg GTGTTATCTTGTCTCCTCCAGGAACAGCGGGTGGTGTTATTCTCCGCTGATTGGGCCAGACTGACACTGGTGGCAGAGAGCTTGTTGCTTTTTCTGAAG CCTCTGTCATGGCAGCATCCTTACGTTCCTGTCCTGGCCAGAGGCATGCTGGACTTCCTCATGGCTCCGACTGCTTTCCTCATGGGCTGCCATCTCAGCCATTATGAAGAGGTTGCTGCT GAAACAGACGATCTGATCCTAATTAACATCGATAATGGAAGCGTCTCTACTTCTTGTTCTGAGACTGTTGACCTACCAGAGATCCCCCCACCTGCTGCAGACTGCTTCACACAGAG GTGTCAGTCTCTGCATATACATTTTGAACTGGATCAGTGCCACCTTGCAAGCTGCACTGACATCAATGAGCAGCGGGCGCAGAAAAGAGCGTGGCAACAAAACCTCAACCACGACATCCAGAGGATTACACTGGAACTGATTGTCAACATATTcag GGGCGTTAACAGCCATCTGAACTATGAGCACAGAGTGTTTAACAGTGAGGAGTTCCTGAAAACCAGAGAACCAGCTGAGCAACTTTTTTACAAGAAG GTGTTGGAGACGCACATCTTCCATTTCTTCCTCAAGGATCGTCTGAATAGGAAAATGGACAATTTCACTCGCATGGAACTCAGCACTCGTTCTGTGATGCATAA GATGAAAGCTATGGTTGAAGTCCCACGCAGACCCACCATGCAGGAGATTCAAGCCCGGAGAAACAGCTCCGTTATAGAGAACAAACTGAACAAGAGACTGGGGATGAGCCTCCCAAACCTTGGAGACGACCAAACTATCAGCTTCCAAAGAAACACACTGCTGACCAGGATCATCATGTCTGACCCTG CACTGAGGATGCCTCCTAAGCCTGTAAAGGTGTTTAAGCTTCCAGACTTCCCAGCCTCTCTGTCCCTCCACTCTgtccaaagttattacagtgaGCTGATCCAGCAGCTCAGCAGGGCTATCTTCTCTGTCCAGAATGAGAACTCAACTCAGCTGGCCAG atTCTACTACCTGCGTGGTTTCATCAACACACTGTGCTCACGGCGCCTGGATGCTCTGAGTGACTTCCAGAACCTCCAAAAGACAGACACCGCCATCTTCCCTACGCAGCTGGTCACATGGCTCGTGGACTCACTGCACCGAGACGAGAGGCGGCAAGCCGACAGACGACCTGAACTCAAGAGACTGATCCTCAAG gtgaagacagaaaatgagaagCCACTGGTGCAGCCTGATGACCATGTTAAGAAGTTTACACTTCCACAAAAATGTCTGCATCAGCAAGAGTTTGTGCGTTGCGTCCAAGAGTGCGGGATTGTTAAGGATATAGCGACCATACACCGCTTATTCGATGCTCTCACTGACG GTCAGCAAAAGGAGGTGGACCCCGAACTCTTCAGAGTCTTCTACACCTTCTGGAAGGAAACTGAGGTTGAAGCACAAGACGTCAACCTTCCCTCTGAGGTCATTGACCATCTTGACAATAGCGAGTGTGTCTACAAGTTGTCGTCCTGTGTGAAGACCTCTCATGGTGTTGGTAAAATCGCCATGACGCAGAAACGTCTGTTTTTGCTTACAGAGGGAAGGCCGGGCTTCCTGGAAATCACAAAGTTCAGAGATATACAG GAGGTGAAGATTGCCTCAGCTCCCTTTCTACTGGTTCGGATTCCCTCCCTTCGTATCCAGACCTCTGGCAGGACTGAGATGTTTGAGGCCAACCTGAAGACGGAGACTGAACTCTGGAATCTTGTGGTCAAAGAGATGTGGGCCGGACGCAAGATGGCCGACCAACACAAG GACCCTCAGTACATGACCCAGGCTCTGACCAACGTCTTGTTAATGGATGCAGTCATGGGCTGCCTGCAGACCCAGAGGTCCATCAGTGCTGCTTCAAAGCTGGCCTACTTTGACAAGATCAAACATGAAG TGCCAATGATGGTGCCTAAAACTACATCAGAAACCCTGAAACACAAGATCAATCCTTCACTGGACCTGGCTGAACCTCAGACTGTACATGTGCTGCTATACACACCAG GTCAGTTGACCTGCGATGACTCAGATGGTGAGATGAACCCGAAGCTGTGGGTGGCTCTCAGTGGGGGCAGAGTGGTTGTATTTGATGCAGCTAGCTGGTCCATGCTGCAGGACTCCATCCAGGTCGGAGAGTCACAGCTG AACTGTATGCTGGGATTGGTCCAGGAGCAGGTGTGGATTGGCTCCCAGGACTCAGTGATCTACATCATCGACACTCACAGCATGACCTGTAACAAACAGCTGACAGAGCACAGACATGAAGTGACTGGACTCACAGTGGACACAAGAGATCAATATAACAG TCAGCAGACGTACTCCTGCAGCTGTGACGGGACAATTCTGCAGTGGGACTCATCCAGTCTCAAAGTGAAGCGACAGTTCCACCTCAACTGTGACCATCTCTCCTCCATACAGATCCACGATGGCAAACTGTGGTGCT GTTGCCGTGATAGCATTGTGGAACTGAAAAAGAGTGGGACACCACACAGGAGGATGGCACTTCCTGATGACCTACGGAGCATGCTCAGTAGCTTCAGCAGCTTCATTGTCATCCCAGAG CGAGGTCAGCTGTGGACAGGCTGTGCAGACTCGGGCGAGCTGTGTCTCTGGCAGACTAACAACCACAGACGTCCCTTGAAGAGAATCTCCCTGACAGGCAGTTCAGGAGTCACATGTATGATTCGAGTCAAGGACCAG aTCTGGGTGGGCTGTTGTGGCGGTAGCGGTGTCGGAGGTCAGTGTGACGGTCAGCTGAGAAGTCAGGTGTTGGTTGTGGACCCAGAGAGCCACACTGTGGCAAAAGAGCTACAGGCCCATTCAGACAGTGTCCAGACACTCTGCTCTGCTGAGGATCGCTATGTCTTAAGCGGCTCTGCACAACGTGATGGCAAGATCGCCATCTGGAAAGTAGAGTAG
- the LOC121905908 gene encoding DENN domain-containing protein 3-like isoform X2, protein MGRGDALSSGRRGSNLLRLQQPRTKVEVHQKEEEGVKMSVFLKISTSWLCLNSASLVFGGLQVANEQRDEEFHFLVFTDVFGNKTHGVVMQCYRPLWEGTSFFSAYSFCVISKYPYFTALKDCLSCLLIQLRTCRLSDMEERVKEFAAKLALVPIPPPGQLHLMFTLRPLTIVLPSREDKDHPTVDLDLHLPFLCFRPQPLLQVLSCLLQEQRVVLFSADWARLTLVAESLLLFLKPLSWQHPYVPVLARGMLDFLMAPTAFLMGCHLSHYEEVAAETDDLILINIDNGSVSTSCSETVDLPEIPPPAADCFTQRCQSLHIHFELDQCHLASCTDINEQRAQKRAWQQNLNHDIQRITLELIVNIFRGVNSHLNYEHRVFNSEEFLKTREPAEQLFYKKVLETHIFHFFLKDRLNRKMDNFTRMELSTRSVMHKMKAMVEVPRRPTMQEIQARRNSSVIENKLNKRLGMSLPNLGDDQTISFQRNTLLTRIIMSDPALRMPPKPVKVFKLPDFPASLSLHSVQSYYSELIQQLSRAIFSVQNENSTQLARFYYLRGFINTLCSRRLDALSDFQNLQKTDTAIFPTQLVTWLVDSLHRDERRQADRRPELKRLILKVKTENEKPLVQPDDHVKKFTLPQKCLHQQEFVRCVQECGIVKDIATIHRLFDALTDGQQKEVDPELFRVFYTFWKETEVEAQDVNLPSEVIDHLDNSECVYKLSSCVKTSHGVGKIAMTQKRLFLLTEGRPGFLEITKFRDIQEVKIASAPFLLVRIPSLRIQTSGRTEMFEANLKTETELWNLVVKEMWAGRKMADQHKDPQYMTQALTNVLLMDAVMGCLQTQRSISAASKLAYFDKIKHEVPMMVPKTTSETLKHKINPSLDLAEPQTVHVLLYTPGQLTCDDSDGEMNPKLWVALSGGRVVVFDAASWSMLQDSIQVGESQLNCMLGLVQEQVWIGSQDSVIYIIDTHSMTCNKQLTEHRHEVTGLTVDTRDQYNSQQTYSCSCDGTILQWDSSSLKVKRQFHLNCDHLSSIQIHDGKLWCCCRDSIVELKKSGTPHRRMALPDDLRSMLSSFSSFIVIPERGQLWTGCADSGELCLWQTNNHRRPLKRISLTGSSGVTCMIRVKDQIWVGCCGGSGVGGQCDGQLRSQVLVVDPESHTVAKELQAHSDSVQTLCSAEDRYVLSGSAQRDGKIAIWKVE, encoded by the exons ATGGGAAGAGGCGACGCTCTTTCctcaggaagaagagggagcaACCTCCTCCGGCTGCAGCAACCCCGAACCAAG GTGGAGGTGCAtcagaaggaagaggagggagtgAAGATGTCAGTGTTCCTAAAGATATCGACCTCATGGCTTTGCCTCAACTCTGCTTCCCTGGTATTTG GTGGGCTCCAAGTAGCCAAtgaacagagagatgaagagttTCACTTCCTGgtttttactgatgtttttggAAACAAGACCCATGGAGTAGTAATGCAGTGTTACCGGCCGTTATGG GAAGGGACGTCTTTCTTCTCTGCGTACAGTTTCTGCGTCATATCTAAGTATCCTTACTTCACAGCACTGAAAGACTGCCTGTCATG TCTGTTAATCCAGCTGAGAACGTGTCGTTTATCAGACATGGAGGAGAGAGTGAAGGAGTTTGCAGCCAAGTTGGCACTGGTGCCGATCCCCCCTCCTGGACAACTAcatttg ATGTTTACCTTGCGTCCTCTGACCATTGTATTACCATCCAGAGAAGACAAAGACCACCCAACTGTAGATTTAGACCTTCATCTGCCTTTCCTCTGCTTCAGGCCTCAGCCACTACTTCAg GTGTTATCTTGTCTCCTCCAGGAACAGCGGGTGGTGTTATTCTCCGCTGATTGGGCCAGACTGACACTGGTGGCAGAGAGCTTGTTGCTTTTTCTGAAG CCTCTGTCATGGCAGCATCCTTACGTTCCTGTCCTGGCCAGAGGCATGCTGGACTTCCTCATGGCTCCGACTGCTTTCCTCATGGGCTGCCATCTCAGCCATTATGAAGAGGTTGCTGCT GAAACAGACGATCTGATCCTAATTAACATCGATAATGGAAGCGTCTCTACTTCTTGTTCTGAGACTGTTGACCTACCAGAGATCCCCCCACCTGCTGCAGACTGCTTCACACAGAG GTGTCAGTCTCTGCATATACATTTTGAACTGGATCAGTGCCACCTTGCAAGCTGCACTGACATCAATGAGCAGCGGGCGCAGAAAAGAGCGTGGCAACAAAACCTCAACCACGACATCCAGAGGATTACACTGGAACTGATTGTCAACATATTcag GGGCGTTAACAGCCATCTGAACTATGAGCACAGAGTGTTTAACAGTGAGGAGTTCCTGAAAACCAGAGAACCAGCTGAGCAACTTTTTTACAAGAAG GTGTTGGAGACGCACATCTTCCATTTCTTCCTCAAGGATCGTCTGAATAGGAAAATGGACAATTTCACTCGCATGGAACTCAGCACTCGTTCTGTGATGCATAA GATGAAAGCTATGGTTGAAGTCCCACGCAGACCCACCATGCAGGAGATTCAAGCCCGGAGAAACAGCTCCGTTATAGAGAACAAACTGAACAAGAGACTGGGGATGAGCCTCCCAAACCTTGGAGACGACCAAACTATCAGCTTCCAAAGAAACACACTGCTGACCAGGATCATCATGTCTGACCCTG CACTGAGGATGCCTCCTAAGCCTGTAAAGGTGTTTAAGCTTCCAGACTTCCCAGCCTCTCTGTCCCTCCACTCTgtccaaagttattacagtgaGCTGATCCAGCAGCTCAGCAGGGCTATCTTCTCTGTCCAGAATGAGAACTCAACTCAGCTGGCCAG atTCTACTACCTGCGTGGTTTCATCAACACACTGTGCTCACGGCGCCTGGATGCTCTGAGTGACTTCCAGAACCTCCAAAAGACAGACACCGCCATCTTCCCTACGCAGCTGGTCACATGGCTCGTGGACTCACTGCACCGAGACGAGAGGCGGCAAGCCGACAGACGACCTGAACTCAAGAGACTGATCCTCAAG gtgaagacagaaaatgagaagCCACTGGTGCAGCCTGATGACCATGTTAAGAAGTTTACACTTCCACAAAAATGTCTGCATCAGCAAGAGTTTGTGCGTTGCGTCCAAGAGTGCGGGATTGTTAAGGATATAGCGACCATACACCGCTTATTCGATGCTCTCACTGACG GTCAGCAAAAGGAGGTGGACCCCGAACTCTTCAGAGTCTTCTACACCTTCTGGAAGGAAACTGAGGTTGAAGCACAAGACGTCAACCTTCCCTCTGAGGTCATTGACCATCTTGACAATAGCGAGTGTGTCTACAAGTTGTCGTCCTGTGTGAAGACCTCTCATGGTGTTGGTAAAATCGCCATGACGCAGAAACGTCTGTTTTTGCTTACAGAGGGAAGGCCGGGCTTCCTGGAAATCACAAAGTTCAGAGATATACAG GAGGTGAAGATTGCCTCAGCTCCCTTTCTACTGGTTCGGATTCCCTCCCTTCGTATCCAGACCTCTGGCAGGACTGAGATGTTTGAGGCCAACCTGAAGACGGAGACTGAACTCTGGAATCTTGTGGTCAAAGAGATGTGGGCCGGACGCAAGATGGCCGACCAACACAAG GACCCTCAGTACATGACCCAGGCTCTGACCAACGTCTTGTTAATGGATGCAGTCATGGGCTGCCTGCAGACCCAGAGGTCCATCAGTGCTGCTTCAAAGCTGGCCTACTTTGACAAGATCAAACATGAAG TGCCAATGATGGTGCCTAAAACTACATCAGAAACCCTGAAACACAAGATCAATCCTTCACTGGACCTGGCTGAACCTCAGACTGTACATGTGCTGCTATACACACCAG GTCAGTTGACCTGCGATGACTCAGATGGTGAGATGAACCCGAAGCTGTGGGTGGCTCTCAGTGGGGGCAGAGTGGTTGTATTTGATGCAGCTAGCTGGTCCATGCTGCAGGACTCCATCCAGGTCGGAGAGTCACAGCTG AACTGTATGCTGGGATTGGTCCAGGAGCAGGTGTGGATTGGCTCCCAGGACTCAGTGATCTACATCATCGACACTCACAGCATGACCTGTAACAAACAGCTGACAGAGCACAGACATGAAGTGACTGGACTCACAGTGGACACAAGAGATCAATATAACAG TCAGCAGACGTACTCCTGCAGCTGTGACGGGACAATTCTGCAGTGGGACTCATCCAGTCTCAAAGTGAAGCGACAGTTCCACCTCAACTGTGACCATCTCTCCTCCATACAGATCCACGATGGCAAACTGTGGTGCT GTTGCCGTGATAGCATTGTGGAACTGAAAAAGAGTGGGACACCACACAGGAGGATGGCACTTCCTGATGACCTACGGAGCATGCTCAGTAGCTTCAGCAGCTTCATTGTCATCCCAGAG CGAGGTCAGCTGTGGACAGGCTGTGCAGACTCGGGCGAGCTGTGTCTCTGGCAGACTAACAACCACAGACGTCCCTTGAAGAGAATCTCCCTGACAGGCAGTTCAGGAGTCACATGTATGATTCGAGTCAAGGACCAG aTCTGGGTGGGCTGTTGTGGCGGTAGCGGTGTCGGAGGTCAGTGTGACGGTCAGCTGAGAAGTCAGGTGTTGGTTGTGGACCCAGAGAGCCACACTGTGGCAAAAGAGCTACAGGCCCATTCAGACAGTGTCCAGACACTCTGCTCTGCTGAGGATCGCTATGTCTTAAGCGGCTCTGCACAACGTGATGGCAAGATCGCCATCTGGAAAGTAGAGTAG